A genomic stretch from Candidatus Amarolinea dominans includes:
- a CDS encoding helicase-associated domain-containing protein yields the protein MNPTVLDLLSLVNEQVLDAIRLARLAPQQSLPALAQQLAEPEAIQAAYRALPVTEKTIMDRLLLRGTDQAAPLQIELVSAGLIESDGSPKVPNHFRYIPHLARSTSRRFSDVTARLLTAGLVFTGEPSFFSPQPLDFGPGETLCVPAEVLSALPQPESKFQVLDDSAASTRRIGRGNLAHLRFFALWEHLSRQPLRLTIQGEFHRLDLRKASRALNIGGQTLNDREAQEITEFYATLATGLGILETRDGLLVSCPEPSFLGLPQADFLFLALEAFHQRGRLAEATELANDVGQAKRTAAAQRALLKFLQVVPAGVWISFDSFSQQVSLWAPELLRPRAAQALPPVQKWSDYERPFITESVQGPFHWLGACDIALDAAGQAIAFRVSADGLATLLGVAPQETSTPGLIVVQPTFQVVALPRLDFRSLIQLSAFADLTRLAEAPEFKLTKSSLYRAAQAGLTLEQIVDLLQQWSHSPLPGNVQREMEEWVGRHARVTLRHSAPLLQTESEALLDQLLTDPALAPFFGQRLAPTIVELALDQAHGPGVLWRELLARGELAMQMPPAAPVGAWRVTAEGELQSAAALPDPLWLPLLQRVATPGAAAGEQPTRVWTITAEKVKAVVDKNATAEPFLALLRQLAPGPLPAELVQRIERWARPPEKAQVGHVTLLRVGTAEAAIQLLADRSLRGALKPLPGADSTWLVVKEDTLSRVRARLAEWEVIVSEGVWD from the coding sequence ATGAACCCCACCGTGCTCGACCTTCTGTCACTCGTCAACGAGCAGGTGCTGGACGCCATCCGCTTGGCGCGCCTGGCGCCGCAGCAGTCGCTGCCGGCGCTGGCGCAGCAGCTTGCTGAGCCAGAGGCGATCCAGGCCGCGTATCGAGCCTTGCCCGTGACCGAAAAAACGATCATGGATCGGCTCCTGCTGCGCGGAACCGACCAGGCGGCGCCTCTGCAGATCGAGCTGGTGAGCGCAGGGTTGATCGAATCGGATGGTTCGCCGAAGGTGCCCAATCATTTCCGCTACATACCGCATCTGGCGCGATCTACCTCGCGGCGCTTCAGCGATGTCACCGCACGCCTGTTGACGGCTGGCCTGGTTTTCACCGGTGAACCTTCGTTCTTCAGTCCGCAGCCGCTCGATTTTGGCCCAGGAGAAACACTGTGCGTGCCCGCTGAGGTTCTGAGCGCCCTGCCGCAGCCTGAATCGAAGTTTCAGGTGTTGGACGACAGCGCGGCCAGCACACGGCGGATCGGTCGCGGGAACCTGGCCCATCTGCGTTTTTTTGCCTTGTGGGAGCATCTTTCGCGCCAACCGCTCCGCCTGACGATCCAGGGCGAGTTTCATCGCTTGGACTTGCGCAAAGCCAGCCGCGCGCTGAACATCGGCGGCCAGACTCTGAACGATCGGGAAGCCCAGGAGATCACCGAGTTCTATGCGACACTGGCCACCGGTCTGGGCATTCTGGAGACAAGGGACGGGTTGCTCGTCAGTTGTCCGGAGCCGAGTTTCCTCGGCCTGCCGCAGGCCGATTTCTTGTTCCTGGCCCTGGAAGCTTTCCATCAGCGCGGGCGACTGGCTGAAGCAACTGAGCTGGCCAATGATGTGGGGCAGGCAAAAAGGACAGCAGCGGCGCAGCGCGCCCTGTTGAAATTCTTGCAGGTCGTTCCAGCCGGCGTCTGGATCAGTTTCGATTCGTTCTCACAGCAGGTCAGCCTTTGGGCGCCGGAACTGCTGCGCCCGCGCGCGGCGCAGGCCTTACCGCCTGTACAAAAATGGAGCGATTACGAACGGCCCTTCATCACGGAGTCCGTGCAAGGGCCGTTCCATTGGCTGGGCGCATGCGACATTGCCCTGGACGCTGCGGGGCAGGCGATTGCGTTTCGCGTTTCAGCCGACGGCCTGGCGACTCTCCTGGGCGTCGCGCCGCAGGAGACATCTACACCCGGGCTGATCGTGGTGCAGCCAACTTTTCAGGTTGTTGCCTTGCCGCGGCTGGATTTTCGGTCACTCATTCAGCTCAGCGCGTTTGCCGACTTGACGCGGTTGGCCGAAGCGCCAGAGTTCAAGTTGACCAAGTCCAGCCTGTACCGAGCCGCGCAGGCCGGCCTGACGCTGGAGCAGATCGTTGATTTGTTGCAGCAATGGAGCCACAGCCCGCTGCCCGGCAACGTGCAGCGCGAGATGGAAGAATGGGTCGGCCGGCACGCGCGTGTCACGCTGCGCCACTCCGCGCCCCTGCTGCAAACCGAAAGTGAGGCGCTGCTCGATCAGCTCCTGACCGATCCGGCGCTTGCCCCCTTCTTCGGGCAAAGGCTGGCGCCCACCATCGTGGAGCTGGCCCTGGACCAGGCGCACGGCCCGGGGGTGCTCTGGCGCGAGCTGCTGGCACGCGGGGAATTGGCGATGCAGATGCCGCCGGCTGCGCCTGTGGGCGCCTGGCGAGTGACAGCCGAAGGAGAGCTGCAGTCTGCGGCCGCTCTGCCAGACCCTCTCTGGCTACCGCTGCTGCAGCGGGTAGCAACGCCGGGCGCCGCAGCCGGTGAGCAACCGACCAGGGTTTGGACCATCACCGCGGAGAAAGTGAAGGCGGTGGTGGACAAGAATGCCACGGCCGAACCCTTCCTGGCGCTGTTGCGGCAGTTGGCGCCAGGTCCGCTGCCGGCCGAGCTGGTTCAGCGCATCGAACGCTGGGCGCGTCCGCCGGAGAAGGCCCAGGTAGGCCATGTCACCTTGCTGCGGGTGGGTACGGCTGAGGCGGCGATACAACTGCTGGCCGACCGCAGTCTGCGCGGCGCGCTCAAGCCGCTGCCCGGCGCGGACAGCACCTGGCTCGTGGTCAAGGAAGATACGCTCTCCCGCGTGCGCGCCCGCCTGGCGGAATGGGAAGTGATCGTCAGCGAAGGGGTGTGGGATTAG
- a CDS encoding nucleotidyl transferase AbiEii/AbiGii toxin family protein, with translation MTADLAAPAITYEPVLNAGALLLREYVTAEPLPLATIHAAVLDFLRDRNDVAVFGAQAVNAYVHEPRMTQDIDLMATHPTELAEELRAYLARRFHIAVRVREVAGGRGFRLYQVQKTGNRHLVDIRAVKALPTIERLAGVQVIAPVELLASKVTAYAQRRSSPKAGTDWRDIAMLLLAFPALKCDPGPVTDRLLANMADETILAAWRELVAQPLVAALDEDEF, from the coding sequence ATGACAGCTGATCTTGCCGCCCCCGCTATCACCTACGAGCCTGTGCTGAACGCGGGTGCTTTGCTGTTGCGCGAATACGTCACGGCCGAACCGCTGCCGCTGGCGACGATTCATGCGGCGGTGCTCGATTTTCTGCGTGACCGCAATGATGTCGCTGTGTTCGGTGCGCAAGCAGTCAACGCCTATGTGCATGAGCCGCGCATGACCCAGGACATTGACCTCATGGCGACGCACCCAACCGAACTGGCCGAAGAACTGCGAGCTTACCTGGCGCGACGCTTTCACATCGCCGTGCGCGTTCGTGAGGTTGCCGGCGGTCGCGGCTTCCGGCTCTACCAGGTGCAGAAAACCGGTAACCGTCACCTGGTTGATATACGCGCGGTGAAAGCCTTGCCCACGATCGAACGACTTGCCGGAGTCCAGGTCATCGCACCCGTCGAGTTGCTTGCCAGCAAAGTCACGGCTTACGCGCAGCGCCGCAGCAGCCCCAAGGCCGGAACCGATTGGCGCGACATCGCCATGCTCCTGCTGGCATTTCCTGCACTCAAGTGCGATCCCGGTCCGGTGACCGATCGGCTCCTGGCGAACATGGCCGATGAAACGATTCTCGCCGCCTGGCGTGAACTGGTCGCCCAGCCGCTGGTCGCGGCGCTCGACGAAGACGAGTTCTGA